The following proteins come from a genomic window of Pyxidicoccus sp. MSG2:
- a CDS encoding fibronectin type III domain-containing protein, whose amino-acid sequence MKSRAVTCALGLLAILGALACGGGDGSDTPQKPTAQAPGAPSAVTGVPGDGHALVTWTAPTNDGGSAIQDYVVRAMQDGSIAKTQRSATPSVTVSGLTNGVRYTFTVAATNSVGEGPVSVASAAVVPRVIPGAPRNVVATPGDKQTTVTWEEPADTGMPITGYIVTVREGETVVVTQQASGRTATITGLINGRSYQVTVTANNSVVGGPSSGPVAVTPVSVPGAPTLTARFNTERVYLSWTVADDGGRPVLGYTVTVRDGDTVLRTIETTDTQLEVSELTNGTTYHFIVVARNDLGVGVASEPTPVKPCAAAGRPRSPVADEGDGQVTLRWLPPTDQGGCPVERYRVTTLTAEGEFLEWSTPDLSFLVTGLRNGTTYSYSVSALSQGGEGSSVSIQATPYTRPSVPVALSAVPGDGLVSLSWDAPFDGGSLINHYEVISEPGGQRRTFQWAPTGGSYDITGLTNGTLYTFSVRASNNAGYGDAATATATPTAP is encoded by the coding sequence ATGAAGAGCCGTGCCGTAACGTGTGCATTGGGGCTGCTGGCCATTCTCGGAGCACTCGCTTGTGGTGGCGGTGACGGATCGGACACGCCGCAGAAGCCCACCGCCCAGGCACCGGGCGCGCCATCCGCCGTCACGGGGGTTCCAGGTGACGGGCATGCACTGGTGACCTGGACTGCGCCGACGAATGACGGTGGGAGCGCCATCCAGGACTACGTCGTTCGAGCCATGCAGGACGGCTCCATCGCGAAGACCCAGCGGAGCGCGACGCCGTCCGTCACCGTCTCGGGATTGACCAATGGCGTGCGCTATACGTTCACCGTGGCTGCCACCAACTCGGTCGGTGAGGGCCCGGTGTCGGTGGCCTCGGCGGCGGTGGTGCCCCGGGTCATCCCGGGCGCGCCACGCAACGTCGTGGCAACCCCTGGCGACAAGCAGACCACGGTGACGTGGGAGGAGCCGGCGGACACCGGCATGCCCATCACCGGCTACATCGTCACGGTGCGTGAGGGCGAGACGGTGGTTGTCACGCAGCAGGCATCCGGTCGGACCGCCACCATCACCGGCCTCATCAATGGCAGGAGCTATCAGGTCACCGTGACGGCCAACAACTCGGTCGTCGGCGGCCCGTCTTCCGGTCCCGTGGCCGTCACGCCCGTGTCCGTGCCGGGAGCGCCGACCCTCACAGCGCGGTTCAACACCGAGCGGGTGTACCTGAGCTGGACGGTGGCGGACGACGGCGGAAGGCCGGTGCTCGGCTATACCGTGACTGTCAGGGACGGCGACACGGTGTTGCGGACCATTGAAACCACGGACACGCAGCTGGAAGTGTCCGAGCTCACCAATGGCACGACCTACCATTTCATCGTCGTGGCAAGGAATGACCTCGGGGTGGGGGTTGCATCCGAGCCCACTCCGGTCAAACCGTGTGCGGCGGCGGGCAGGCCCCGCAGTCCCGTGGCGGACGAGGGCGATGGGCAGGTGACACTCCGCTGGCTGCCTCCCACGGATCAGGGAGGATGCCCGGTGGAGAGGTACCGGGTGACCACGCTCACGGCCGAAGGCGAGTTCCTTGAATGGTCCACGCCTGACCTGAGCTTCCTGGTGACCGGGCTGCGCAATGGCACGACCTACAGCTACAGTGTGTCGGCACTGAGCCAGGGCGGGGAAGGAAGCTCCGTGAGCATCCAGGCGACCCCGTACACGCGTCCTTCCGTCCCTGTCGCGCTCAGCGCGGTGCCCGGGGATGGCTTGGTCAGCCTGAGCTGGGACGCGCCATTCGACGGAGGGTCGCTCATCAACCATTACGAGGTCATCAGCGAGCCTGGTGGGCAGCGCCGCACCTTCCAGTGGGCCCCGACCGGCGGGAGCTACGACATCACGGGGTTGACGAACGGCACGCTCTATACGTTCTCCGTCCGGGCGTCGAACAATGCCGGATATGGAGACGCCGCGACGGCTACGGCGACTCCGACCGCACCGTAG
- a CDS encoding response regulator: MARLATDDGARKVLVVDDDADWREFLRLSLEDLGYETFEAADGQEALDTLRRGDRYGVMLLDLNMPGLSGLEVVERLPRGPHPRIVFLTSAAAQDVGSALLSGPHYYLPKGASRDQLSLLLQSLGE, translated from the coding sequence TTGGCGCGACTCGCAACGGATGATGGCGCACGGAAGGTCCTGGTCGTCGATGACGACGCGGACTGGCGGGAGTTTCTCCGGCTCAGTCTGGAGGACCTTGGCTATGAGACTTTCGAAGCCGCGGATGGACAGGAAGCGCTGGACACGCTGAGGCGGGGTGACCGCTACGGGGTGATGCTGCTGGACCTCAACATGCCCGGCCTGAGCGGGCTGGAGGTCGTGGAGCGGCTGCCGCGCGGCCCCCATCCCCGCATCGTGTTCCTCACCTCGGCGGCGGCGCAGGACGTGGGCAGCGCCCTGCTGTCCGGTCCGCACTACTACCTGCCCAAGGGCGCGAGCCGGGATCAACTGTCGCTCCTCTTGCAGTCACTTGGTGAGTGA
- a CDS encoding metallophosphoesterase family protein: MPVRTLAHLSDLHLDLTPESDAAGRALMGALQASAVDHVVVTGDLTHQGMSAEYQRFRELFAPLLDEGRLTFIPGNHDRPGDDAGSQWMAGQKVRVVEQPGLYFVCVDSTGPHNRNYFASHGELSRAELDAVDTALAAAPRGTLTAVLVHHHILPLPEESFPERLATMLGWPHAAELPVGAEWVSRLQGRCDLVLHGHRHIPGERMLESEAARPLRIYNAGSSADLGRFRVFQHQAGRLLGEPAWCRATMSERPRTASHNVRPALQYLVGQLGIALF, encoded by the coding sequence ATGCCTGTCCGAACGCTGGCACATCTGTCCGATCTCCACCTGGACCTGACCCCCGAGAGCGATGCGGCGGGCCGCGCGCTGATGGGAGCGCTCCAGGCCAGCGCCGTGGACCACGTGGTGGTGACGGGGGACCTGACGCACCAGGGCATGAGCGCGGAGTATCAGCGCTTCCGCGAGCTCTTCGCGCCGCTGCTGGACGAAGGCCGGCTCACCTTCATCCCCGGCAACCATGACCGCCCCGGCGACGACGCGGGAAGTCAGTGGATGGCGGGCCAGAAGGTGCGCGTGGTGGAGCAGCCGGGGCTGTACTTCGTCTGCGTGGACTCCACCGGCCCTCACAACCGCAACTACTTCGCGAGCCACGGAGAGCTGTCCCGTGCCGAACTGGACGCGGTGGACACTGCCCTGGCCGCGGCGCCGCGCGGGACACTGACGGCGGTGCTGGTGCACCACCACATCCTGCCGCTGCCCGAGGAGAGCTTCCCGGAGCGACTGGCCACGATGCTGGGCTGGCCCCACGCGGCGGAATTGCCCGTGGGCGCGGAGTGGGTGTCGCGGCTGCAGGGGCGGTGTGACCTGGTGCTGCACGGCCACCGGCACATCCCCGGCGAGCGGATGCTGGAGTCGGAAGCGGCGCGACCACTGCGCATCTACAACGCGGGCAGCTCCGCGGACCTGGGGCGCTTCCGCGTGTTCCAGCACCAGGCCGGCCGGCTGCTCGGCGAGCCGGCGTGGTGCCGGGCCACGATGTCGGAGCGCCCCCGCACCGCGAGCCACAACGTGCGCCCCGCATTGCAGTACCTCGTCGGACAGCTCGGCATCGCGTTGTTCTAG
- a CDS encoding hemolysin family protein gives MLVLGNGIFAGAELAVLSMRRTRLRELMDEGSGSAKAVEKLRGDPERFLATVQIGITVIGATAAAFGGASMATRLGGVLARLGLPEQQADDVALAAVVAFVSYLSLVLGELVPKSLALRAGERYALLIGRPLHGLSWLMRPVVWFLTASSNVVLRLFGDRTNFTEGRLSAEELQQLVEEAAKQGTLDPHAGEIASRAFEMGDLTLGELMVPREHIVALRRHSSAEEIRQVLLEHGHSRMPVYEGSVDNIVGYVIAKDLLGVAWEGNLIVLEDVMRQPFFLVESMRAMDALKELQKRRMQLAVVVDERGGVAGLVTVEDLVEELVGDILSESETPEELVTREGPTTALVQASAALRDVNRALGLELDEDQDYSTVAGLCIALAGGAIPEPGTRLKAEGGLVVEVLESSPRRVRTVRFHLPQQPQAEA, from the coding sequence CTGCTGGTCCTGGGCAATGGCATCTTCGCCGGAGCCGAGCTGGCGGTGCTCTCCATGCGGCGCACGCGGCTGCGGGAGCTGATGGACGAGGGCAGCGGCTCGGCGAAGGCGGTGGAGAAGCTCCGGGGAGACCCCGAGCGCTTCCTGGCCACGGTGCAGATCGGCATCACCGTCATCGGCGCCACCGCGGCGGCCTTCGGCGGCGCGAGCATGGCCACCCGGCTGGGCGGCGTGCTGGCGCGACTGGGACTGCCGGAGCAGCAGGCGGACGACGTGGCCCTGGCGGCGGTGGTGGCCTTCGTCTCGTACCTCTCACTGGTGCTGGGCGAGCTGGTGCCCAAGTCGCTCGCCCTGCGCGCGGGTGAGCGCTATGCGCTGCTCATCGGCCGGCCGCTGCATGGGCTGTCGTGGCTGATGCGACCGGTGGTGTGGTTCCTCACGGCCAGCTCCAACGTGGTGCTGCGGCTCTTCGGAGACCGGACGAACTTCACGGAAGGCCGGCTGTCGGCGGAGGAGCTGCAGCAACTGGTGGAGGAGGCCGCGAAGCAGGGCACCCTGGACCCGCACGCGGGCGAGATTGCGTCGCGAGCCTTCGAGATGGGCGACCTGACGCTGGGCGAGCTGATGGTGCCGCGCGAGCACATCGTCGCGCTGCGGCGGCACTCGAGCGCGGAGGAGATCCGCCAGGTGCTGCTGGAGCACGGCCACTCGCGCATGCCGGTGTACGAAGGCTCGGTGGACAACATCGTCGGCTACGTCATCGCCAAGGACCTGCTCGGCGTGGCGTGGGAGGGCAACCTCATCGTCCTGGAGGACGTGATGCGGCAGCCCTTCTTCCTCGTGGAGTCCATGCGCGCCATGGACGCGCTGAAGGAGCTGCAGAAGCGGCGCATGCAGCTGGCGGTGGTGGTGGACGAGCGCGGCGGCGTGGCGGGACTGGTGACGGTGGAGGACCTCGTGGAGGAGCTCGTCGGGGACATCCTCAGCGAGTCAGAGACGCCCGAGGAGCTGGTGACGCGCGAGGGCCCGACCACGGCGCTGGTGCAGGCCTCGGCGGCGCTGCGCGACGTCAACCGCGCGCTGGGGCTGGAGCTGGATGAGGACCAGGACTACTCGACGGTGGCGGGGCTGTGCATTGCACTCGCGGGCGGCGCCATCCCGGAGCCGGGGACGCGGCTGAAGGCCGAGGGCGGCCTGGTGGTCGAGGTGCTGGAGTCCTCGCCTCGGCGCGTGCGCACCGTGCGCTTCCACCTGCCGCAGCAACCGCAAGCGGAGGCGTAG